The Rhodocytophaga rosea genome has a segment encoding these proteins:
- a CDS encoding sensor histidine kinase, producing the protein MNIQTKVTILFAGLTITVILLLSGFIFLFANHYAFEDFYQRLETRVRIAQSIHFNREHANSQVIQQMRQQYLEKLPSEKEYFLELSSPDHPDVARPKEIPKALIEEILANGISRFRHDNKFFVGNLYQDDSPPTIIIVSATDPYGLQELEHLRNILIIGFLASILVMFLAGKFFTYQIFKPVRDLIRNVQNISAENLHLRLQNIQGKDEISMLGHTFNDMLTRLETAFETQNNFVSNASHELRTPLTIIKGEAELALSHPGLSEVHRQSVQVILQESDKLTHMLTGLLGLAQSGFDGKKQNWEIVRTDELLWMVKETVDQLYPENNVRIDFSQLPEDENMLKVNGNMTLLKLAISNIVINACKYSSNQPVTISLSGNSKQVMVQVKDKGIGIPEKELPHVFEPFFRASNTSKFEGYGVGLPLSMNIIRLHKGSINIYTKEGQGTDMHITLPIADLHPHSRGKASHTTVHS; encoded by the coding sequence ATGAATATCCAGACCAAAGTTACCATTCTGTTTGCCGGACTTACCATTACTGTTATCTTATTACTCAGCGGATTTATCTTCCTGTTTGCCAATCATTATGCCTTCGAAGATTTTTATCAGCGGCTGGAAACCAGGGTGCGGATCGCACAGTCTATCCATTTTAATAGAGAGCATGCCAATAGCCAGGTAATTCAGCAAATGCGCCAGCAATATCTGGAGAAACTACCTTCCGAAAAAGAATATTTTCTGGAATTATCCTCCCCTGACCATCCGGATGTGGCACGGCCAAAAGAAATCCCTAAAGCTTTAATTGAAGAAATTCTGGCGAATGGCATTTCCCGTTTCCGCCATGATAATAAATTTTTCGTGGGAAACCTCTACCAGGACGATTCTCCCCCAACCATAATAATTGTTTCGGCAACCGACCCTTATGGCCTACAGGAACTAGAACATCTGCGCAACATCCTGATCATAGGTTTTCTGGCCTCTATACTGGTCATGTTTCTGGCAGGAAAATTTTTTACTTACCAGATATTTAAGCCGGTCAGAGACTTAATCCGGAATGTGCAAAATATTTCTGCCGAAAATCTGCACTTACGCCTGCAAAATATCCAGGGTAAAGATGAAATCAGCATGCTTGGACATACATTTAACGACATGCTAACCCGGCTTGAAACTGCTTTTGAAACCCAGAACAATTTTGTAAGTAATGCTTCTCATGAGTTACGTACACCTCTCACTATTATTAAAGGAGAAGCAGAACTGGCACTGAGCCATCCGGGATTGAGTGAAGTTCACAGGCAATCGGTGCAGGTAATTTTGCAGGAATCCGATAAACTCACGCATATGCTCACTGGCCTGCTGGGTTTGGCACAAAGCGGATTTGACGGAAAAAAACAAAATTGGGAGATCGTCCGGACCGACGAACTGCTCTGGATGGTAAAAGAAACAGTTGACCAGCTTTATCCTGAGAATAATGTCAGAATTGATTTTTCACAACTTCCCGAAGATGAAAACATGCTGAAGGTAAACGGCAATATGACGCTGCTTAAACTGGCCATCAGCAATATAGTAATAAATGCCTGCAAGTATTCTTCTAATCAGCCGGTTACTATCAGTTTGTCTGGAAATAGTAAACAAGTGATGGTACAGGTAAAAGATAAAGGAATTGGTATTCCTGAAAAAGAGCTTCCACATGTATTTGAGCCCTTTTTCCGTGCCTCCAATACTTCTAAATTTGAAGGTTATGGAGTAGGTTTGCCCTTATCAATGAATATCATTCGTCTGCATAAAGGCAGTATTAACATCTACACCAAAGAGGGCCAGGGTACAGATATGCATATTACCTTGCCTATTGCCGATCTGCATCCGCACAGCCGGGGAAAAGCCAGCCACACCACGGTTCATTCTTAA
- a CDS encoding response regulator transcription factor, whose amino-acid sequence MDGFKILVVEDEASLVGMIQRGLSREGYQVSVALDGASALKMATEYEFDLITLDLMLPGISGLELCRTIRKKNTQVPILMLTALGTPENIVTGLDSGADDYLEKPFNFDVLNARIRSLIRRNKGVTTAHHLIKIADLTIDTTEKTVSRSGQNILLTATEFRLLEFLAVNRKKVLSRIDILEHVWDIDFNLGTNVVDVYINYLRKKIDKDFEPKLIHTAFGMGYVLKEAEA is encoded by the coding sequence ATGGATGGATTTAAGATATTAGTGGTAGAAGACGAAGCCAGCCTGGTAGGCATGATTCAGCGTGGACTTTCCAGAGAAGGCTATCAGGTAAGTGTGGCCCTGGATGGCGCATCAGCGTTAAAAATGGCGACAGAATACGAATTCGACTTAATTACACTTGACCTGATGTTGCCGGGAATCAGCGGATTAGAATTATGCCGGACCATCCGGAAGAAAAATACCCAGGTACCGATTTTAATGCTTACTGCGCTAGGTACACCCGAAAACATTGTTACCGGGCTGGATAGCGGGGCAGACGATTACCTGGAAAAACCCTTTAACTTTGATGTACTGAATGCCCGTATCCGGTCGCTGATCCGGCGGAACAAAGGAGTGACAACCGCACATCATTTAATTAAAATCGCCGACCTGACCATTGATACGACCGAAAAAACCGTAAGCCGCAGCGGGCAAAATATTCTTTTAACAGCTACTGAATTCCGTTTGCTGGAGTTTCTGGCCGTAAACCGGAAGAAAGTGCTTTCCCGGATCGACATTCTGGAGCATGTATGGGACATTGACTTTAACCTGGGTACAAATGTAGTGGACGTGTATATAAACTACCTGCGCAAAAAGATCGACAAAGATTTTGAACCTAAGCTTATTCATACGGCTTTCGGCATGGGTTACGTTTTGAAAGAAGCAGAAGCATGA
- a CDS encoding Crp/Fnr family transcriptional regulator, whose protein sequence is MDLYEFFNLFYPISQSEYDLFRNSLKVKTFKKGDLIIVPGQVQKELFFVRKGVQMSYVETVTRIHVVAFTYPPNPCAIPESFSFQKPSTYSLTCLSDSEMEYISFESLQQLFDKSQSIERLFRRMTEAILAGLINRHIELHALSMEERYRAFCQRSSHLLQLVPHKFIASYLNIDPTNFSKLFNTIRI, encoded by the coding sequence ATGGACCTTTATGAATTTTTCAACTTGTTTTATCCCATCAGCCAATCAGAGTATGACCTGTTTAGGAATAGTTTAAAAGTTAAAACTTTCAAAAAAGGCGACTTAATTATTGTGCCTGGCCAGGTGCAGAAAGAACTGTTTTTTGTACGCAAAGGAGTCCAGATGTCTTATGTTGAAACAGTTACCAGAATCCATGTTGTCGCCTTTACTTATCCGCCCAATCCCTGTGCGATTCCAGAATCATTCTCCTTCCAAAAACCGTCTACCTATTCTCTCACCTGCCTGAGCGACAGCGAAATGGAATATATTTCGTTTGAAAGTTTGCAGCAACTGTTCGACAAATCGCAATCCATTGAGCGCTTATTCCGCCGGATGACCGAAGCCATATTAGCCGGCTTAATTAACCGGCACATTGAATTGCATGCCTTATCTATGGAAGAACGTTACCGGGCCTTTTGCCAGCGAAGTTCGCATTTGTTGCAACTGGTGCCTCACAAGTTTATCGCTTCTTACTTAAACATCGATCCAACCAATTTCAGCAAACTCTTCAACACCATCCGGATCTAA
- a CDS encoding bestrophin family protein, protein MLLKENIPVRYVLGKIKKEVIVVTIYSILVAILYRNFHFSQISIPIAVPTIVGTVLSLLLAFRSNQAYDRWWEARTLWGAIVNDSRTLGRQILSFVDDPYGGEEVEKFQERFIKRQMAWSYSLGQSLRKISPFIGTEGLLNREEIEFARRYSNKPVALLELHAADLRLALKRGWINEYQQVQLDRTLTNLCDAMGGCERIKNTVFPVTYSLYTHFSLIVFISMLPFGLIEYFGIMEIPLVIAIASLLLLIEKMSIHLQDPFENKPTDTPVTTIAKTIERDLTQMLKQSHLVEETKRLESATKAEYYIL, encoded by the coding sequence ATGTTATTGAAAGAAAATATTCCGGTACGCTACGTACTGGGAAAGATAAAAAAAGAAGTAATCGTGGTAACGATCTACTCTATTCTGGTGGCCATATTATACCGTAATTTCCATTTCAGCCAGATCTCTATTCCGATTGCGGTGCCTACTATTGTAGGAACAGTACTATCACTCTTGCTTGCTTTCCGTTCTAACCAGGCCTACGACCGCTGGTGGGAAGCCCGCACATTATGGGGCGCCATTGTAAACGATTCCCGTACTTTAGGCCGGCAGATCCTGTCTTTTGTAGATGATCCCTACGGAGGCGAAGAAGTAGAAAAATTTCAGGAGCGTTTTATTAAGAGACAGATGGCCTGGTCTTATAGCCTGGGGCAATCCTTACGCAAAATATCGCCATTTATAGGAACAGAGGGTTTACTCAACCGGGAAGAGATAGAGTTTGCCAGACGATACAGCAATAAACCAGTGGCACTTCTGGAACTACATGCCGCTGATCTGCGACTGGCCTTAAAAAGAGGCTGGATCAATGAGTATCAGCAGGTTCAACTGGATCGTACCCTCACTAATTTATGCGATGCCATGGGCGGCTGTGAACGAATAAAGAATACGGTTTTTCCGGTTACTTACAGCCTGTATACCCATTTCTCATTAATCGTGTTTATATCCATGCTTCCCTTCGGACTTATTGAGTATTTTGGAATTATGGAAATACCCTTGGTTATTGCCATTGCTTCGCTGCTGTTACTGATCGAGAAAATGTCTATTCATTTGCAAGATCCTTTTGAAAACAAACCGACCGATACGCCGGTTACAACTATAGCCAAAACTATTGAACGCGATTTAACACAAATGTTGAAACAAAGTCATCTGGTTGAAGAAACAAAGCGGCTGGAAAGTGCTACAAAAGCCGAATATTATATACTGTAA
- a CDS encoding carbonic anhydrase: MEKIIRGLHQFQNNIFDSQKELFQRLAAGQKPEALFITCSDSRISPTLLTQTKPGDLFILRNAGNIIPPYGAANGGEGATIEYAVTALGIKDIIVCGHSHCGAMHGLLHQEALTNMPSVSSWLQHAESTRRIVLEKYPEQDEEDMVLNAVKENVLVQLENLRTHPSIATGLAMGKLKLHGWVYEIETGRVFAYQPDKKQFIHIQEVAPVIEGRSVAQAITI, encoded by the coding sequence ATGGAAAAAATCATCAGAGGACTTCATCAATTTCAGAATAATATTTTCGATTCCCAGAAAGAACTTTTTCAAAGGCTTGCCGCCGGACAAAAGCCGGAAGCTTTATTTATTACCTGTTCAGACTCCCGGATTAGCCCTACCCTGCTTACCCAGACAAAGCCAGGAGATCTGTTCATATTACGCAACGCCGGAAATATAATTCCTCCCTATGGGGCGGCTAATGGCGGAGAAGGAGCAACTATTGAATATGCTGTTACTGCACTCGGCATTAAGGATATTATCGTATGTGGCCATTCCCATTGCGGAGCCATGCATGGATTACTTCATCAGGAAGCCTTAACCAATATGCCTTCTGTAAGCAGCTGGTTACAGCATGCAGAATCTACCCGGCGGATTGTACTGGAAAAATATCCGGAGCAGGATGAGGAAGATATGGTTCTGAATGCCGTGAAAGAGAATGTGCTGGTACAGCTCGAAAACCTACGTACACATCCCAGCATAGCTACAGGCCTTGCAATGGGCAAGCTTAAGTTACATGGCTGGGTATATGAAATCGAAACTGGCCGTGTATTCGCTTATCAACCAGATAAAAAACAGTTTATTCATATTCAGGAAGTTGCTCCGGTAATTGAAGGTAGAAGTGTAGCACAGGCAATAACTATCTGA
- a CDS encoding alpha/beta fold hydrolase yields MKVNWLHTTEYPFQSRFFEVNGQRLHYIDEGAGEIMLFVHGTPSWSFDYRNVIKRLSTSYRCMAIDHIGFGLSSKPEHYDYSTVNHSQTLSAFILEKNLSNITLVVHDFGGPIGLNMAINHPERIKNIVILNSWLWSSTQEPEYIKLSRILKSPLLPVLYRYFNFSPKFILPQSFGEKKLSKALRSQFTKPFANKSQRNGTLAFARSLLNDQEWFEELWQQRHILAEKPVLLIWGMKDKFITPAYLQKFASGFPDAYVVELPTCGHFPQEEEPEKVADAIRSFVKDRKYSQPAQ; encoded by the coding sequence ATGAAAGTTAACTGGTTACATACAACAGAATATCCTTTTCAGTCCCGGTTCTTTGAGGTAAACGGACAAAGGCTGCATTATATTGATGAAGGAGCCGGAGAAATTATGTTATTTGTGCATGGTACGCCTTCCTGGAGTTTTGATTACCGGAATGTAATTAAAAGACTAAGTACCAGTTACCGTTGCATGGCCATCGACCATATTGGTTTTGGCCTTTCCAGCAAACCAGAACATTATGATTATTCCACTGTTAACCACAGCCAAACGCTATCGGCTTTTATACTGGAGAAAAATCTGAGCAATATTACGCTGGTTGTGCATGACTTTGGTGGGCCCATTGGCCTGAATATGGCTATCAATCATCCGGAACGCATCAAGAATATAGTAATATTGAATTCATGGCTCTGGAGCAGTACACAAGAACCCGAATATATTAAGCTGAGCAGAATATTAAAAAGTCCGCTTTTACCCGTTTTATACCGGTATTTTAATTTTTCACCTAAGTTTATCCTTCCGCAGTCTTTCGGAGAAAAAAAACTTTCCAAAGCCTTGCGCTCGCAGTTTACCAAACCTTTTGCCAATAAAAGCCAGAGAAATGGAACACTAGCATTTGCCAGATCTTTACTCAATGACCAGGAATGGTTTGAGGAACTCTGGCAGCAACGGCATATTCTGGCAGAAAAACCTGTATTGCTGATCTGGGGCATGAAAGATAAATTTATTACCCCTGCCTATTTACAGAAATTTGCCTCAGGTTTTCCGGATGCTTATGTTGTTGAATTGCCCACCTGCGGTCATTTTCCCCAGGAAGAAGAACCTGAAAAAGTAGCCGATGCGATCAGGAGTTTTGTAAAGGACAGAAAGTATTCGCAACCTGCCCAATAA